The Sphingorhabdus sp. Alg231-15 genome has a segment encoding these proteins:
- a CDS encoding PEPxxWA-CTERM sorting domain-containing protein, which produces MQKLLITAAAFGALATAGPANAAIVMGELTGGSAFNNGGMFEQLNPAPGFTVGNNHQQSNNLFAFDEQQAVTLLSAVGGLAAGTVVNSHYVFFDPGPSRRAIGYVDFDGDILGVLTGKGAMDMTDMLLGNANVNYVSVNLRGLEAADSFNTVGNRLNVNFKASAPGDYVRVLTAVPAVPEPATWAMMIGGFGLVGGAMRRRRKLAPKVSFA; this is translated from the coding sequence ATGCAAAAACTATTGATCACCGCTGCTGCTTTTGGTGCTCTGGCAACTGCCGGACCGGCAAATGCCGCGATTGTCATGGGTGAGCTAACCGGCGGAAGCGCGTTCAACAATGGCGGTATGTTTGAACAGCTTAACCCTGCTCCTGGTTTCACTGTTGGCAATAATCATCAACAATCAAATAATCTATTTGCTTTTGACGAGCAGCAAGCTGTGACTCTGTTATCCGCAGTTGGTGGTCTGGCGGCAGGGACCGTTGTGAACAGCCACTACGTCTTTTTTGATCCCGGCCCAAGTCGCCGCGCTATCGGCTATGTGGATTTTGATGGTGATATATTGGGCGTGCTGACGGGCAAAGGGGCCATGGATATGACCGATATGCTGCTGGGCAATGCCAATGTGAACTATGTCAGTGTCAATCTGCGCGGACTGGAAGCTGCTGACAGTTTTAACACGGTCGGCAATCGGTTGAATGTTAATTTCAAGGCATCGGCACCGGGCGACTATGTCCGCGTTCTGACGGCAGTCCCGGCAGTTCCGGAGCCTGCAACCTGGGCCATGATGATTGGCGGCTTTGGTTTGGTTGGCGGGGCAATGCGCCGTCGTCGCAAGCTGGCTCCAAAAGTCAGCTTCGCCTAG
- a CDS encoding right-handed parallel beta-helix repeat-containing protein — MKFSVPTLIAGVLALANSAVVQAQDSAPFTVAENGQGFYSLSDAVEAIGARRGTIVIAPGAYGDCAVQTAGQITYRAAIAGQTILDGGICEGKASLVLRGQSAVVDGIIFQNQRVPDGNGAGIRLERGNLTITNALFRNSEQGLLTADDASGSIVIDRSTFQRLGRCDRGLSCAHSIYIGDYGSLSVTNSRFEKGSGGHYVKSRAPRITVTNSSFDDTQGRSTNYMIDLPAGASGVISGNVFVQGQNKENWSAFVAVAAEGKKHSSAGLNIHSNSASLAQGVERNTWFVADWSGDQMRIANNSLGRGLTRYERR, encoded by the coding sequence GTGAAATTTTCGGTCCCGACTTTGATTGCAGGCGTTTTGGCCCTCGCCAATAGTGCGGTGGTGCAGGCTCAAGATAGTGCACCCTTTACGGTTGCGGAGAACGGACAGGGTTTCTACAGCCTGTCCGATGCGGTCGAAGCGATAGGCGCGCGTCGCGGGACTATCGTTATCGCACCGGGCGCTTATGGGGATTGTGCGGTCCAGACCGCAGGCCAGATTACCTATCGCGCAGCCATTGCGGGACAAACCATTCTCGATGGTGGGATTTGCGAAGGCAAAGCATCATTGGTGTTGCGCGGCCAGTCGGCCGTGGTGGATGGTATCATTTTTCAGAACCAGCGCGTACCCGACGGCAATGGCGCCGGCATTCGGTTGGAACGCGGCAACCTGACAATCACCAACGCGCTGTTCCGCAACAGCGAACAGGGTCTGCTCACCGCCGATGATGCCAGTGGCAGCATTGTCATTGACCGTTCGACATTCCAAAGACTGGGCCGCTGCGACCGCGGGCTTTCCTGTGCACACAGCATCTATATTGGCGATTATGGCTCGCTCAGCGTGACCAATAGCCGCTTTGAAAAAGGCAGCGGTGGCCATTATGTCAAAAGCCGCGCACCGCGCATCACGGTGACCAACAGCAGTTTTGACGACACGCAGGGACGCTCGACCAACTATATGATCGACCTGCCCGCAGGCGCATCCGGCGTGATCAGCGGCAATGTCTTTGTGCAGGGCCAGAATAAGGAAAACTGGAGCGCTTTCGTTGCGGTTGCGGCCGAGGGCAAGAAGCACAGCTCTGCGGGTCTGAATATCCATTCGAACAGCGCTTCTCTCGCTCAGGGTGTCGAGCGCAACACTTGGTTTGTCGCCGACTGGAGCGGAGACCAGATGCGGATTGCGAATAACAGCCTGGGCCGGGGACTAACCCGCTACGAACGGCGGTAG
- a CDS encoding alkaline phosphatase family protein, with protein sequence MRFIKFVTSFMAFTAISSAANAEHHSEAQSGKPKLVVAISVDQFSADLFSEYRSTFVGGLKRLSNGAVFPAGYQGHAATETCPGHATIMTGVHPGRAGIIANNWIDLSVKRDDKTIYCAEDPRIEGTSFGSITAATQGDYVASAWHLLVPTLGERLKKVSSGSRNMAVSGKDRSALMMGGNTPDMVFWWRGEGFETKQDGLLLPALPKYNAEIRAMLAKPRAPIAVPAHCEIRNRAIPVGADRVVGTYQFQRPENGAPLFRASPDFDAAILALAEKMVKNERLGTFDFTDVLSIGLSATDYVGHAFGTGGVEMCINLSELDRNLGNFFDSLDKMDRDYLVVLTADHGGHDLPERLIKQSVSEAQRIDPKLTAKEIGEQVKTELNIEMNEPLLYADSPLGDVYISKTLTEAQRDDVKLAAMRIYWEHPQVHQVIDGEVLMPNTEPVLPGFRESSRRPVEEWTMTERARASYHPDRSGDFIVLLKKSVTPIAEAMRGYVATHGSPWDYDRRVPILFWRKGMEHFEQPLSVQTVDIAPTLAAAIGLEVPEGEFDGRCLDLDGGPEDSCQ encoded by the coding sequence GTGCGCTTCATCAAATTTGTTACAAGTTTCATGGCTTTTACTGCAATTTCCAGCGCCGCCAATGCCGAACATCACAGCGAAGCGCAATCTGGTAAACCGAAGCTGGTTGTCGCCATCTCGGTCGACCAGTTTTCTGCCGATCTGTTCAGCGAATATCGCAGCACATTTGTCGGTGGTTTAAAGCGGCTTTCCAATGGTGCGGTATTCCCAGCAGGATATCAGGGCCATGCCGCGACCGAAACCTGTCCTGGCCATGCCACGATAATGACCGGTGTTCACCCCGGACGAGCAGGGATCATCGCCAATAACTGGATAGACTTGAGCGTGAAACGCGACGACAAGACCATCTATTGCGCAGAAGATCCGCGGATCGAGGGCACAAGCTTTGGAAGCATCACGGCTGCGACGCAGGGCGATTATGTCGCGTCAGCATGGCATTTGCTAGTTCCGACATTGGGAGAGCGCCTTAAGAAAGTCTCGTCAGGTTCCCGCAATATGGCAGTTTCCGGCAAAGATCGTTCGGCCTTGATGATGGGGGGCAACACGCCCGACATGGTGTTCTGGTGGCGGGGTGAAGGTTTTGAAACCAAGCAAGACGGTTTGTTGTTGCCGGCATTGCCGAAATATAATGCAGAGATAAGAGCGATGTTGGCCAAACCGCGCGCGCCGATCGCGGTCCCCGCCCATTGCGAGATCCGTAACCGTGCGATCCCCGTTGGCGCAGATAGGGTGGTTGGGACCTACCAGTTCCAGCGTCCGGAAAATGGTGCACCCCTATTCCGTGCTTCTCCCGATTTCGATGCGGCCATATTGGCGCTGGCAGAGAAAATGGTGAAGAATGAGCGGCTGGGCACGTTTGATTTTACAGATGTCCTGAGTATCGGTTTGTCTGCGACAGACTATGTCGGGCATGCTTTCGGCACCGGCGGGGTTGAAATGTGTATCAACCTGTCTGAGTTGGACAGGAATCTGGGCAATTTCTTCGATAGTCTGGATAAGATGGATCGCGACTATTTGGTCGTGCTCACGGCCGACCATGGTGGCCATGATTTGCCAGAACGATTGATCAAGCAAAGTGTATCGGAAGCGCAGCGGATTGATCCAAAACTGACCGCCAAAGAAATTGGAGAGCAGGTGAAAACAGAGTTGAATATTGAGATGAACGAACCGCTACTTTATGCAGACAGTCCGCTTGGTGACGTTTACATCAGCAAGACACTGACTGAGGCTCAACGTGATGATGTCAAGTTGGCCGCAATGCGTATCTATTGGGAGCACCCTCAGGTCCACCAAGTAATTGATGGCGAAGTTCTCATGCCAAACACTGAACCTGTTCTTCCCGGATTCCGCGAGTCATCAAGAAGACCGGTCGAAGAATGGACCATGACTGAGCGGGCGCGGGCGTCTTATCACCCTGACCGGTCAGGCGACTTTATCGTGCTGCTGAAAAAATCCGTGACGCCAATCGCAGAAGCCATGCGCGGCTATGTCGCAACCCATGGCAGTCCGTGGGATTATGACCGTCGTGTGCCGATCCTGTTTTGGCGCAAGGGGATGGAGCATTTTGAGCAGCCACTATCCGTGCAAACCGTAGATATTGCACCGACCTTGGCGGCGGCTATCGGTCTTGAGGTGCCAGAAGGCGAATTTGATGGCCGCTGTTTGGATCTGGATGGCGGGCCGGAAGATAGCTGCCAGTAA